Proteins encoded by one window of Kiritimatiellia bacterium:
- a CDS encoding glycosyltransferase family 9 protein: protein MTRPPRILILRGGAIGDFIFTLPVLQALRRQWPAAYIELIGYPHITRLAEAAGLADRLRGLDTAGIARFFGLRPQIDDETRRHLASFDFVISFLHDPDGVVRDNLLAHGVRRLLYRSPVGPAGHIVDHLVQPLESLALYEAGAVPALRLKPEFLEQGRTRLDQLGVRTPPVAIHCGSGSPRKNWPLNRFADVARAIAAERPLVFVIGEADHAIAPSIRELARETEGRLLEGLDLLSLAGVLSHCAAFLGNDSGVTHIAAALGRPVVALFGPTDPTVWGPRGAQVRIVRSPTERMDDLPPGQVLQALRELLAAAER from the coding sequence GTGACCCGACCTCCCAGAATCCTCATCCTGCGGGGCGGCGCGATCGGCGATTTCATTTTCACGCTTCCCGTGCTGCAGGCGCTGCGGCGGCAGTGGCCGGCCGCCTACATCGAGCTGATCGGCTATCCCCACATCACCCGCCTCGCGGAAGCCGCCGGCCTCGCCGACCGACTGCGCGGCCTCGACACCGCCGGGATTGCTCGCTTCTTCGGCCTGCGGCCACAAATTGACGACGAAACCCGCCGGCATCTTGCCTCGTTCGATTTTGTGATCAGCTTCCTACACGATCCCGACGGCGTCGTCCGTGACAACCTCCTCGCGCACGGCGTCCGGCGACTGCTCTACCGATCACCGGTCGGTCCCGCCGGCCACATCGTGGACCACCTGGTGCAGCCGCTGGAATCGCTTGCGCTCTACGAGGCCGGCGCGGTGCCGGCACTCCGACTGAAGCCGGAGTTTCTCGAACAGGGGCGCACGCGGCTTGATCAGCTCGGTGTTCGGACGCCGCCGGTCGCCATCCACTGCGGCAGCGGCAGTCCGCGAAAAAACTGGCCGCTCAACCGGTTTGCCGATGTGGCCCGGGCAATCGCCGCGGAAAGGCCTTTGGTCTTTGTGATTGGCGAGGCCGACCATGCGATCGCACCTTCCATCCGCGAGCTCGCGCGTGAAACAGAGGGCCGTCTCCTGGAGGGCCTTGACCTGCTGAGCCTGGCCGGTGTGCTCTCCCATTGCGCCGCATTTCTAGGCAACGATTCGGGCGTCACTCACATCGCCGCCGCGCTCGGCCGGCCGGTCGTTGCGCTGTTCGGTCCCACTGACCCGACCGTCTGGGGGCCCCGCGGCGCGCAGGTGCGCATCGTTCGATCGCCAACGGAACGGATGGACGATCTTCCGCCCGGGCAGGTCCTTCAAGCGCTGCGCGAGCTGCTCGCAGCTGCGGAGCGCTGA
- the recA gene encoding recombinase RecA encodes MARTTKSPADSGGKPAGRDLPPALASVLAQIQKEYGDGSIMRLGSEESLVRVPSISTGALTLDLALGIGGVPRGRIIEVFGPESSGKTTLVLHVIANAQKAGGLAAFIDTEHALDPNYAKRIGVDLDALLVSQPDSGEEALNIADQLVRSNSLDVVVVDSVAALAPKAELEGQMGESFVGLQARLMSQAMRKLTGAISRSKTCCIFTNQIREKIGVMFGNPETTPGGRALKFYASVRLDIRRIGAIKDGSGAAIGSRTKVKVVKNKLAPPFAEAEFDILYNEGISWEGSIMDAAIAAGLIEKRGAWLSFEGQQIGQGREAAVAELKRQPELAAKLVERIRAKAAPLAAAPPAE; translated from the coding sequence ATGGCGAGGACCACGAAATCCCCCGCTGACAGCGGCGGCAAGCCGGCCGGCCGCGATCTGCCACCCGCGCTGGCCAGCGTGCTGGCGCAGATCCAGAAGGAGTACGGCGACGGCTCGATCATGCGGCTCGGCAGCGAGGAGTCGCTCGTCCGCGTGCCGAGCATCTCCACCGGCGCCCTCACACTGGACTTGGCGCTCGGCATCGGTGGCGTTCCGCGCGGACGTATCATCGAGGTGTTCGGCCCCGAATCCTCCGGCAAGACGACGCTCGTGCTGCACGTGATCGCGAACGCACAGAAGGCCGGCGGTCTGGCGGCGTTCATCGACACCGAGCACGCGCTCGATCCGAACTACGCCAAACGCATCGGCGTGGACCTTGATGCGCTGCTGGTGTCGCAGCCCGACTCGGGGGAGGAGGCGTTGAACATCGCCGACCAGCTGGTCCGGAGCAACTCGCTGGACGTGGTGGTGGTGGACTCCGTGGCCGCATTGGCACCGAAGGCGGAACTGGAAGGTCAGATGGGCGAGAGCTTTGTCGGCCTGCAGGCGCGGCTGATGTCGCAAGCGATGCGCAAGCTCACCGGCGCGATCAGTCGCTCGAAGACCTGCTGCATCTTTACCAATCAGATCCGCGAGAAAATCGGTGTGATGTTTGGCAATCCGGAGACCACGCCGGGCGGCCGCGCGCTGAAGTTCTATGCCTCCGTCCGGCTCGACATCCGTCGGATTGGCGCGATCAAGGACGGCTCCGGCGCCGCGATCGGCAGCCGTACGAAGGTGAAAGTGGTGAAGAACAAGCTTGCGCCACCCTTCGCGGAGGCCGAGTTTGACATCCTTTACAATGAGGGCATCTCGTGGGAGGGCTCGATCATGGACGCCGCGATCGCGGCCGGCCTGATCGAGAAGCGGGGCGCGTGGCTGTCGTTCGAGGGCCAGCAAATCGGCCAGGGCCGCGAGGCGGCGGTCGCGGAGTTGAAACGACAGCCCGAGCTTGCCGCGAAGCTCGTCGAGCGCATTCGCGCAAAGGCCGCTCCCCTCGCCGCCGCGCCGCCCGCGGAGTGA
- the thpR gene encoding RNA 2',3'-cyclic phosphodiesterase, translating to MSAAVDGPRPESGAEAFWRLFIAIALDEPTRRQLLTLQHRWRAVGADVGWVRTEGLHLTLIFLGETPVERVPEVAARMEECAGTCGPFEFEVIGWGVFGRPERPRVLWAGVRAPPQLAELQGALVSSLRAAGFPIESRPFVPHITLGRVRSGRGLAALTSALRSTMNDTVWGRVVADRVLLMRSRLNAHGPVYTVAHESALKGRVRDGEDHEIPR from the coding sequence GTGAGCGCGGCGGTGGATGGTCCGCGGCCCGAGAGCGGGGCAGAAGCCTTCTGGCGGCTGTTCATTGCGATTGCGCTGGACGAGCCGACCCGTCGGCAGCTGCTGACGCTGCAGCACCGCTGGCGCGCGGTCGGCGCGGACGTCGGCTGGGTACGGACGGAGGGGTTGCACTTAACGTTGATTTTTCTTGGCGAAACCCCCGTCGAACGCGTGCCGGAGGTGGCGGCGCGGATGGAGGAGTGCGCGGGCACGTGCGGCCCGTTCGAGTTCGAGGTGATCGGATGGGGGGTGTTTGGCCGGCCGGAGCGTCCCCGCGTGCTGTGGGCCGGAGTGCGCGCGCCGCCGCAACTGGCCGAACTGCAAGGCGCGCTCGTCAGCTCGCTGCGCGCCGCGGGATTCCCGATTGAGTCGCGGCCGTTCGTACCGCACATCACGCTCGGCCGGGTGCGGTCCGGGCGCGGGCTTGCGGCGTTGACTTCGGCGCTACGGTCCACTATGAACGACACCGTCTGGGGACGTGTGGTGGCGGACCGCGTGCTGTTGATGCGCAGCCGGCTGAACGCCCACGGCCCCGTGTACACCGTGGCGCACGAGTCGGCGCTGAAAGGACGCGTTCGCGATGGCGAGGACCACGAAATCCCCCGCTGA
- a CDS encoding BON domain-containing protein, giving the protein MNRWISGVWLGSAALMLSVMAGCATGNIQPTAGTDDDAIVVAVRERLAADPITQRYSIGVSSVRGFVTLSGAVPIEARARALSIARGTEGVRAVEDRMSDRPWSSTLTPTRN; this is encoded by the coding sequence ATGAACCGTTGGATTTCCGGTGTTTGGCTCGGCAGTGCGGCGTTGATGCTGTCGGTGATGGCGGGCTGCGCAACGGGGAACATTCAGCCCACCGCGGGTACCGACGACGATGCGATTGTCGTCGCGGTGCGTGAACGTCTGGCCGCCGACCCGATCACGCAGCGCTACTCCATCGGTGTGTCAAGTGTGCGGGGCTTCGTCACTCTCAGCGGCGCCGTGCCCATCGAGGCGCGCGCGCGCGCACTGTCGATCGCGCGCGGCACGGAGGGCGTCCGGGCGGTGGAGGACCGGATGTCGGATCGGCCCTGGTCGTCCACATTGACCCCAACGCGAAATTGA
- a CDS encoding glycosyltransferase yields MVPALPGADSPRVSVLMPCRNARSTIERAVESLRRQTLADFEVVVVDDGSTDGTGAWLREYARRDHRFRVMRSKSRPGLVAALNEGLSRCRAPYVARMDADDIAHPRRLELQAAFLDAHPEVAVVAARVRAAGDPPGPGWRRYVSWVNRPLHHGAIVRNLLIESPLPHPSVMVRRRWYQRVGGYREFDGPEDYDLWLRMWRAGAKFARLPDVLLDWWDWPGRLTRTDPRYSPEQFLRLKAQALVEGPLGTADAVIIWGAGRIGRRLARELEHAGRPPAAFVDIDPRKIGRLRRGRPVLAPHELPDAIAGRRAIVLAAVGAPGGRAQIRARLRALGLREGRDWWAVA; encoded by the coding sequence ATGGTGCCGGCGCTGCCCGGAGCCGACAGCCCGCGCGTCTCGGTGCTGATGCCGTGCCGCAATGCGCGTTCGACGATCGAACGCGCCGTCGAAAGCCTCCGCCGACAGACGCTCGCGGACTTTGAGGTCGTTGTAGTGGACGACGGCTCCACGGACGGCACCGGCGCGTGGCTGCGCGAGTATGCACGGCGCGATCACCGGTTCCGTGTGATGCGTTCCAAATCGCGCCCCGGACTTGTCGCAGCGCTGAACGAGGGTCTGTCCCGCTGCCGCGCCCCCTACGTGGCCCGCATGGACGCCGACGACATCGCGCACCCGCGGCGGTTGGAGCTGCAGGCCGCATTCCTCGACGCGCATCCGGAGGTCGCCGTGGTCGCCGCGCGTGTTCGCGCTGCCGGCGATCCGCCTGGCCCCGGGTGGCGGCGCTATGTGAGCTGGGTGAACCGGCCGCTGCACCACGGCGCGATCGTCCGAAACCTGCTGATCGAGAGCCCGCTGCCGCATCCGTCCGTGATGGTCCGCCGCCGTTGGTATCAGCGCGTGGGTGGTTACCGCGAGTTCGACGGGCCCGAGGATTACGATTTGTGGCTGCGGATGTGGCGGGCCGGTGCGAAGTTTGCGCGGCTGCCCGACGTGCTGCTCGACTGGTGGGACTGGCCGGGACGGCTCACCCGAACGGACCCGCGCTATTCTCCGGAACAGTTCTTGCGGTTGAAAGCGCAGGCGCTGGTCGAGGGGCCGCTGGGCACCGCCGATGCGGTGATCATTTGGGGAGCGGGGCGGATTGGGCGCCGGCTGGCCCGCGAGCTGGAGCACGCCGGTCGTCCGCCTGCCGCATTTGTGGATATTGATCCGCGCAAAATCGGGCGACTTCGCCGTGGTCGGCCGGTGCTGGCGCCGCACGAGCTGCCCGATGCGATCGCGGGCCGTCGCGCGATCGTGCTGGCCGCCGTCGGCGCACCAGGCGGCCGTGCGCAGATTCGCGCGCGTCTTCGTGCGCTGGGATTGCGCGAAGGCCGTGACTGGTGGGCCGTCGCCTGA